A stretch of Vigna angularis cultivar LongXiaoDou No.4 chromosome 4, ASM1680809v1, whole genome shotgun sequence DNA encodes these proteins:
- the LOC108329936 gene encoding protein trichome birefringence-like 16 isoform X5: protein MLSSVLDEYDSSGEVGISLNNATENEGKISCKFVRLMNHILLVLLSKDCFLVDPFPVCNLAKGKWVPDNRQPLYSGFECKQWLSEMWACRLTQRTDFAYERLRWQPKDCQMEEFEGSKYLRRMQHKTLAFVGDSLGRQQFQSLMCMITSGKETLDVEDVGKEYGLILSEGAARPDGWAYRFLSTNTTILYYWSAILCDIEPINVDDPATEYAIHLDRPPLFLRQFLHKFNVLVLNTGHHWNRGKINANRWIMHVGGVPNTDKKIAVVAGAKNLTVYNVVRWVSSQLLEYPSLKVFFRTISPRHFVGGDWNTGGSCNSTTPMSVGKEILGEESTDKVVANAVKGTRVKILDITALSQLRDEGHISHFSISAKPGVQDCLHWCLPGIPDTWNEILFTQI, encoded by the exons GGAAAATTTCATGCAAATTTGTTAGATTGATGAACCATATATTGCTAGTACTGTTAAGTAAGGACTGCTTTCTTGTGGATCCTTTTCCAGTATGTAACCTTGCAAAAGGAAAATGGGTTCCAGACAACCGCCAACCGTTATATTCAGGTTTCGAATGCAAGCAATGGCTGTCAGAGATGTGGGCTTGCCGCTTGACACAACGCACAGATTTTGCATATGAAAGGCTTCGATGGCAGCCAAAAGATTGTCAAATGGAGGAATTTGAAGGGTCTAAATATTTGAGAAG GATGCAACACAAAACTCTAGCCTTTGTTGGAGACTCATTGGGTCGGCAGCAGTTTCAGTCTCTAATGTGCATGATCACTTCTGGGAAGGAAACGCTTGATGTGGAAGATGTGGGGAAGGAGTATGGGCTGATTCTATCTGAGGGTGCCGCTCGCCCTGATGGATGGGCTTACCGGTTTTTGAGCACCAATACTACAATTCTCTACTACTGGTCTGCAATTCTCTGTGATATTGAACCTATCAATGTCGATGATCCAGCGACAGAATATGCAATACATCTTGACCGGCCTCCGCTGTTCTTGCGCCAATTCCTTCACAAGTTTAACGTTCTGGTTCTCAatacaggtcaccattggaatcGAGGAAAGATCAATGCTAATCGGTGGATAATGCATGTTGGAGGTGTGCCAAATACTGACAAGAAGATAGCAGTGGTTGCGGGTGCCAAGAATCTCACTGTTTACAATGTGGTTAGGTGGGTGAGCTCGCAGCTTTTAGAGTATCCTAGTTTAAAGGTATTCTTTCGGACCATTTCCCCAAGGCATTTTGTTGGTGGGGACTGGAACACTGGAGGCAGCTGTAACAGCACTACACCAATGTCAGTGGGAaaggaaatattgggtgaagaGTCTACAGATAAAGTTGTAGCCAATGCAGTGAAGGGAACAAGGGTCAAGATCTTGGACATAACAGCTCTTTCTCAGCTTAGGGATGAAGGTCATATATCACATTTTAGCATTTCGGCCAAGCCAGGTGTGCAGGATTGCTTACACTGGTGTTTGCCTGGCATTCCTGATACGTGGAATGAAATACTCTTTACACAAATCTAG
- the LOC108329936 gene encoding protein trichome birefringence-like 16 isoform X6: MLSSVLDEYDSSGEVGISLNNATENEVCNLAKGKWVPDNRQPLYSGFECKQWLSEMWACRLTQRTDFAYERLRWQPKDCQMEEFEGSKYLRRMQHKTLAFVGDSLGRQQFQSLMCMITSGKETLDVEDVGKEYGLILSEGAARPDGWAYRFLSTNTTILYYWSAILCDIEPINVDDPATEYAIHLDRPPLFLRQFLHKFNVLVLNTGHHWNRGKINANRWIMHVGGVPNTDKKIAVVAGAKNLTVYNVVRWVSSQLLEYPSLKVFFRTISPRHFVGGDWNTGGSCNSTTPMSVGKEILGEESTDKVVANAVKGTRVKILDITALSQLRDEGHISHFSISAKPGVQDCLHWCLPGIPDTWNEILFTQI; encoded by the exons TATGTAACCTTGCAAAAGGAAAATGGGTTCCAGACAACCGCCAACCGTTATATTCAGGTTTCGAATGCAAGCAATGGCTGTCAGAGATGTGGGCTTGCCGCTTGACACAACGCACAGATTTTGCATATGAAAGGCTTCGATGGCAGCCAAAAGATTGTCAAATGGAGGAATTTGAAGGGTCTAAATATTTGAGAAG GATGCAACACAAAACTCTAGCCTTTGTTGGAGACTCATTGGGTCGGCAGCAGTTTCAGTCTCTAATGTGCATGATCACTTCTGGGAAGGAAACGCTTGATGTGGAAGATGTGGGGAAGGAGTATGGGCTGATTCTATCTGAGGGTGCCGCTCGCCCTGATGGATGGGCTTACCGGTTTTTGAGCACCAATACTACAATTCTCTACTACTGGTCTGCAATTCTCTGTGATATTGAACCTATCAATGTCGATGATCCAGCGACAGAATATGCAATACATCTTGACCGGCCTCCGCTGTTCTTGCGCCAATTCCTTCACAAGTTTAACGTTCTGGTTCTCAatacaggtcaccattggaatcGAGGAAAGATCAATGCTAATCGGTGGATAATGCATGTTGGAGGTGTGCCAAATACTGACAAGAAGATAGCAGTGGTTGCGGGTGCCAAGAATCTCACTGTTTACAATGTGGTTAGGTGGGTGAGCTCGCAGCTTTTAGAGTATCCTAGTTTAAAGGTATTCTTTCGGACCATTTCCCCAAGGCATTTTGTTGGTGGGGACTGGAACACTGGAGGCAGCTGTAACAGCACTACACCAATGTCAGTGGGAaaggaaatattgggtgaagaGTCTACAGATAAAGTTGTAGCCAATGCAGTGAAGGGAACAAGGGTCAAGATCTTGGACATAACAGCTCTTTCTCAGCTTAGGGATGAAGGTCATATATCACATTTTAGCATTTCGGCCAAGCCAGGTGTGCAGGATTGCTTACACTGGTGTTTGCCTGGCATTCCTGATACGTGGAATGAAATACTCTTTACACAAATCTAG